The nucleotide window GCGGTGGAGGAGCGGCTTTTTTGTGGCAGGTGGAAACGCAAAAAAACCGCAGACAGAGCCAGCGGTTTTTCTACACACCTATTGCAACATAATCGAGTAGTTTATAAAAACCCACTCGTTAAACTTTCTCTTCATTCCGTTGCTGACTGGCAGCAGCGCTATTCTGACTTCAACCAACCGCAAACCGCAGGTGCGGTACTTGGGGTGAGCTTCCGCTTCTCGGTTGCAGCGCTATTGCCTCAGCAGTTGAAGCAATAGCGCTGTTTTCCAGGCTTCCGACTTCCGTCATGGGCGGCAAAAGCTGAGAAAAACTCAAGGCAGCTACTTGCTGCGTCCGAATTCTTATGCAAGTATAGAGCGGCCTTGTTCGGGTGGAAAGGAAGCAACGTGGGTATTTGTGACATAGGAATAAGGAAGATATAGGCTCCTTTTTGAGAAGAACTTTAAGGTAAAACGGTGTACAAGCTTTGTATGGCGCGTTACCAGATTGTTTGTCTACTGCCTGATTGTGACACGTGCCAGGAGTATTTCGGCACGTTGCGGGCTATATTATTTTCCGTCCGGCAACAACCCGCAGGCTGAGTAGCGTCAGCAGGACGCTTACGCCTGGGAAGGCAGCTACCCACCAGGCTTCCGGGGCCAGCCGGGCGGCGGCCAGCAGGTGGCCCCAGCTGGCTTGCTCCGCGGGCAAGCCAATGCTTAAGAAGGAGAGAGTGGTTTCAAGCCCAATGATAACAGTGAGGTAGAGCAGAAAGGAGGTAGCCACCAAACCGCGCAGGGCCGGCCAGGCGTGCCGCCAGATGAGCTGGCCGTCCGTGAGGCCCAGTGCCCGGGCAGCTTCCAGGTAAGGCAAGGCCTGCACCCGCAGCATCTCGGCTCGTACCAGCCGCATCATGCCCGGCCAGAACAGCATCCCCAACATCAGGATGGCCGATACCACGGAGAAAGGCATAACTGCCGCCAGAATCACTAGTAGAATAAGCCGGGGAACGGACCCCAGTATGGCTGCTATGCCCAGGATCCAGCTATCCAGCGGCACGGCTTTCCTGGTACGCCCCCAGTTTGTGCGGCCCACTCCCCAGGCTAGTGCCCCGCCAATGAGCAGCCACAGCAGCCACGCCAGCACGGTGGTTCCATCAGTGGTTGGCAACAGTAAATACAGCACAGTTAATAGGGCGGCATAGCTGCTGCCCAGCCATTGCGCCCGCGTCAGTTGGAGCCGGGTGTTTCCCCAGTAGCCAGCGCTGCCGCCCAGAAGCACTGCCAGCAGCGTCAACAGTAAGGTAGCGGGCAGGCTTACTCCTACCAGTGTGCGGCTGCCATAAAGCAGCTCGGCCAGCACGTCGCGACCCAGCGCATCGGTTCCCAGCCAGTGTTGGGTGGCGGCGCTGGGCGCAGTGGCTATGAAGGTAATATCGGTTTGGCCGGGCTCAAACGGCAAAGGCAGCCAACCAGCACTGACGGCAACCAAAACTAGCAGCGCCAGCCAACCAACAGCCACCCACAAGTGCCAGGGCCTACGCATGAGCTGGGGAAGTAGCCTGGCGGCGCAGGCGCGGGTCGGCCCAGGCATAGAGGACGTCGGCCAGCCAGTACGATACCAGTCGGGCCGCTGCTACCAGGGCCACGCCGCCCAGCAGCACCGGATAGTCGCGGGTGGCGACGGCTTCAGCCAGCAGTCGGCCCATACCAGGAAGGGCAAAAATTACTTCCACCACTACCGCGCCGGCCAGCAGCGCCGGCAGCAAATCAGTAAGCAGGGTGATAAACGGCAGCGCGGCATTGCGCAGCACGTGACCCCGCAACACTTGCTTGTCTGATAGTCCCTTCGCTCGTGCCGTTATCACGTACTGGCTTCCGGCTTCCCGCCCGAGTGCCGCCACCAGTTGCAAGACCAGGCCAGGCACGGTCACGAGCAGCAAACTACTGACAGGCAACGTGTAATAGTACAGATTTCGGGTGCCTGATTCCCACAAGCTTTCGGCGCCGGCTGGTTCCGGCAAGCCGTAAGCCGGAAACAGCGGAAGAGCGTCGGGGTTGGCGAGCAGCAGCAGTAGGGCCGTGGAAACCAGGAAAAGCGGGGCCGCATCCAGTGCCACGCACAAACTCAGGACCCAAGGGCGCCACCAGCGCCGTCGGGCCAGCCGCAGCCCCAGCCAGAGGGCCAGCGCTACCGAGCCCACAGCTGCCGGCAGCGTAAGGCGAAGCGTGTTGGGCAAGGCTTCACTGATGATGGCTGTTACCGGTCGTCCGTCCCGGTAGGAGCTGCCGAGGTTGCCCGCTGCCAGCTGCCACAGCCATTGGTGGTATTGGTTGTGTTGGCCATGCCAGCGCACTGCCAGAAGCCATGGGCCATAGGAAGGATGGGGAGCAACCGACAGGTAAAACAGCGGTAAATTCAAACCCAGGCGCTTTTGCAAAGCTTGTTGGGCTTGTTGGCGCTCGAACTGCCGTGACGATAAAATGTCGGTTTCGGACGTAAGCTGCACTATGCTGCCGGAGCCGGCCAGTCGGCTAAGCAGGAATACGGTCGAAAGCAGCAGCCACCCCAGCATCAGGGGCTTAAGCAGCCGATACGCAACCCGCCACCACATACCTAAAGCTTCGGCTGCTCCACAAACCCCGCTACCTCGTAGCCCGGCGACAAGCTCGACAGGCCCAAATTGGTAAACCGCTTCGACACGGCTATGGGGTTGCGCATGAAGTACAGCACCCGCAATGGCCGCTCCCGCTGCAGCACGCGTTGGAACTGGCGCAGGAGCTTGCGCTTGCTGAGTGTGTCCTCGGCCGCCGCCAGTTGTTCGAGCAGCCGGTCGGATGCCGGGGAGCCGAAACCGGTGTAGTTGCCGCCAGCCGTGCCAGTGCTGGCCGAATGCAGCAGGGGAATAAAGTTATGCGCAAACGGGTTGCCTACCACAGAGCGCAGGTACACGTCAAATTCACCGGCTTGCAGCTGCTGCGTGAGCTGGGCGCTTTCTGCTGGCCGCAACTGAACCGCAATACCCAGGCGTGCGGCGGCTGTACGGACCTGCAGCGCAATAAATTCGTAGGCGGCATTGCCGGCCCGGTAAGCAATAGTGAAGCCCAACGCCATAGGCTTGCCGTCGGGGCCTGCCTGCCACCAGGACCCATCGGGGCGGCGGCGCCAGCCAGCCTGCTGCAGGTAGGCTATAGCGGCCGCTGGGTTGAAGGTGTCTGCTGGCAGGCTGTCGTTGTAAAAACTGGGTTGTTGCGGGCTGATCATGCTCACGCTGGCATACCCTTGCTGATGCAGCGCGCCATTTAAAATACCCTCTACATCAAACAAGCTGCTGATGGCCTGCCGGGTGAGAGCCTGCCGCAAAACCGGCCGCCGCGTGTTGAAGCCGGCCGTTACCATCTCATAGGAGTCGGGCGTGTACAAGCCCAGGCGCAAGGTATCGGCGGCTGACTGGCGGAGGCGGGCAAAATCGGCCGGCGGAATTCCGGCGTACACGTCTATCTCCTGGCGGCGCAAAGCCAGCAAGGCGGCGGTTTGGTCGGGTATTATCTGAAAGCGAATCTGTTCGGGGTGGGCAGTGAGTTGGGGCACCGTGGCCTGTAGGGCGTCTCCCCACCACGGGCGCTTGCGTTGCAAGGTCAGCTGCTGGCCGGTTTGCCAGGTTTTCAGCTGATAAGGGCCGCTGCCATACCGGCCGGGCGAGCGTTCGAGGCCGGCCGTGGCCAGCCGCTGAATGACAGCCGCCACGGCCGGCCGCGCGGCTGCCACGGAATCGATGTCAGTCAGCGGAAGCAGGCGCAGCGTGTGGGCAGAATCAAGCAGGTGCTCGGGAAGAATGGCAAAATCCCCGGACAGCATCCGATAGTCCGGGGCATATGGGGCGCACACCAGCGTAAAGCGACGCGGGTCTGTTGCTGAAATCGTAATGTCCCGAATAAAGCCGTACTGGGCCTGCATCCGCTCGTTGGGCAAGCCGGGGCAGCGCATAGCGCGCAGGCTGAATGCTACATCGGCCGCCAGTATAGGCTGCCCGTCGTCCCAGGTAGCCTGGGGGCGGATGCGGTAGGAGAAAAAGGAAGCCGACCCGGTGCGCCGCACCGCGGGCAACGAATCGGCTAACAAAGGAACGAGTTGCTGCCGGGGAGCATCAACGGCTAGCAAACTCTGGTACGTGAGGTTGATGGCCTGAACGGCCACAGCATTGGCCAGCATGTGCGGATGCAACGACTCCGGGTCACGGGGCCAGCGGATACGCACCTGGGCCGCAGGAGGAGGAGTCGGCTTACAGGCACCAAGCAGTAAAACCAGCAACGCCGAGCGGAACCACAATCCAAGCATGAAGGTAGGGCCGGATGTAGCCGGCTGCCTGGCAAGATACCCAAGTTTTGGAATGGCCCGAACGAAAGGCGGGTTTTAGGGCTTGCTCACCTGGCCTTCGCCCCAGCTACCGCCACCGGTGGCGGCTGGAGGAGTGGTGGAGGTTGCCTGGCCTTCACCCCAGCTGCCGCCGCCCGTCTCAAGGGTATTTATGGGCTTGGGGGCAACCGTACCATTAGGCTTATTCAGGAAAGTGGCCAACTGCAGAAGGACGAGTGCAATAAGTTCTAACATGACACGCTTACTGTAGTGAGGTGAAGAGAAATGAAGATTTGTTTCGAATTTCCCCTGAAATTTGACCGAAGTAAAGGAAGGTATGGCTGTAAATGGGACTATAACTATGATTTAACTTAATTGCACTTTGCCTTATTTGAGTTATTGGCTTAGGCCTTTTTTAATTACAGAAGTTAGTAAATAACATGGACGTATGCTAAAATATAGCTAATCTTGTGACACGATGTTGGCGCTTGGTGGCCGGAGTTAACACAATAAATATTGTGTTTCTCTCAGAGAGTAAGAAGTAAGTGCCTGGTGAAACCTGCCTGGCATCACGGTTGGCTTGAATCACTTACTAAGGGAAATTAGATGAAGGAATTGGCGTCTATTGCCCGAATTGTGACTAATAGACGGCAGAAAGTGATGCCGTTATTAGACTTTACTCAGAAGCCCAGCCAGAGTAAGGAGTTGCAGCTGCTGCACCTGCTGCAGACGCGCGACAACGTGACAATGCTGCAAGCCGTTCGGGAGCTGTATGGTAGCGGCAGTGCCGTGAACCAGACGGCCCTACGCAAGCTCAAGTCCCGGGTGCAGCACAAGCTGTTCAGTAACCTGTTTTTTCTGGATTATACAGATGCCCGCCACCCGGTATACCGGCGCTACGAGCAGGAATGCCTGGATCTGCTATACCAGGCCGGGGTATTGCTGCGGGAGGGCGAGTACGTGGTATCCGAAAAGCTGTACCGGCGGTGTCAGCGGCTGGCCGCCGAGGGCGAGTTCAACCAGCACGAAGTGACCAGCCTGCTGGGACTGCGGCAGATTTATGCCGAGCAGCGCCAGGCAGGCAAATACCGGCACGCAGTAAAGCAGCTGGTAGCGGCCGAGCGGCTGCTGCAGCTAGAGCAAAAGGCCAGCGAAATTTTCTGGGAGGCCAAAATGATGCTCTCCGATAAAGTGCGCATCCGGCAGCAGCTGCTTGCAAAACTGCCGGAGTTTGTGCGCCAGATGGAGGCGCTGTACGACCAGGCGCCCGTGTTCCGGGTCTACGACCACCTCTACAAGCTGCGCCTGATGCAGCAGGAGTTGAGCGGAGACTACGAAGGTATTATTCAAACGACCAGCGAGTCGGAAAAGCTGTGGGAGGCCGGCAAGCTGAATGCCAAGCGCTTTGACCGGCGCTACAACATGTTTTACAGCGTTTTTGCTCACCTGCAGGCCCGACGCCTGCAGGCCGGCCTGGAGCTGGCGGCGCAGTATCTGAGCGCCTTTCACCGCTCGTCCGGCAACTGGTTTGTGTTCATGGAGCACTACCTCCTGCTGGCCATGCACGCAAGCGAATACGGCAAGGCCACCGAGCTGCTGAAAATGGCCTTCGACAACCCGTTTTTCAGCAAGCTGCGCACGGCGGCTCAGCAGCGGTGGGAGCTGTACCGGGCCTATCTGTACTTTGTAGCGCCCGAAAACCTGCCGGTGCGCAACCTGCACTTTGCCCAGCTGATGCATGTGCTGCCCGAGTACAGCCGCGACAAGCAGGGCCTGAACGTGGCCATCCTCATCCTGCAGTTTCTGTATTACCTCAAGCAGCGCAACCTGGAAGAGGTGCTTTCGCGCCTGGAGGGCCTGCGCAAGTACGCCGGCACCCACCTGCGGGAGGCCGCTGCCCTGCGCGGGCGGTTATTCTTCCGACTGCTGCAGCTCACCGTCACCGAGAACTTTGATGAGGCTCTGTGCCGCCGCAAGGGGCAGCCCCTGCTGGCCAAACTGGCGCAGACACCCATGCCCGGCGAGGCCTTTGCGGGCATCGAAATCATTCCGTACGAAAACCTGTGGCAGCTCACCCTGCACCTGATGCAGCAAGTAGAGCAGTAAGTACCGGTATACCGTTCGGCAAGCCGAAGCTAAGCAAGGCGCCGCCGGTCAGAACTTGTTGAGGCGCTGCGTGACGTCGCGCATGTACGTCTGACCGATGGGAATCAGCTTATGGTCGATGTTGATGGCGTTGTCTTCAATGGCCTGAATCCACTTCATGCCCACGATAAAGGAGCGGTGCACGCGCACGAACAGCGCCGGCGGAAACTTCTCTTCAACGGCCCGCATGGTGCTGTACACGATGAGCTTGCTCTGGCCCGTAACGATGTGCACGTAGTCGCCCAGGGCCTCCACGTAGCGCACTTCGTCGAAGAGCACCTTCACCAGCTTGTTGTCTACCTTCACGAAGGTGAACTCGCTTGAGTCGGCGGCACCCGGTTCCGGGGCGTTGTTGGTAAACTGGTCGAGGGCTTTCTGAGCGGCTTTCAGGAAGCGGGCGTAGCTGATGGGCTTCACCAGATAGTCGACCACCGAAAACTCAAACGCCTCTACCGCATACTCCTTGCTGGACGTGATAAGCACTACGAGGGGCGGGCTGGGCAGGGCCCGCAGCAGCTCGATACCCGACATCAACGGCATTTCCACGTCCAGAAACAGCACATCCACGGGAGAGGTGCGCAGGAACTCAGCGGCCTCCACCGAACTGTTATAGTGCCCCACAGCCTGCAGAAACGGCGTATTGACAATGCAATTCTCGACAATCTGCACCGCCAGCGGGTCATCATCAACGATAAGGCAGCGGAGAGGAGCAGCGGGTACGGGCATAAAGCAGGAAAGGAGATTGGGAGAGTGGCCACAAGGTACGCGGCTCAAACGAATTACAGGAGTCAGACTGAGGCCGCCAGTTCGTCGTGGCGGGCCTGAACAAGCGGTAGCACCTGCCGAAACTGTTGCTCGATAAGCTCAACTGTGCGCACGGCCTCCGGGTTATCGGCTTTGGCCGAAATTTCCAGCTGCTCCAGGTTACGCGTGAGGCTATGCAGGCCGAAATAGGCCACCTGGCCTTTCAGTTTGTGGGCTTCGCGGGCCAGTTGCGGCAGGTCGGAACTCTGGGAGGCCGCCAGCAGCGCCGCCACCTGCCGGGGCGCCTCCCGGAGAAACGTTTCCAGCACCCGCACCATAAAGGTGGTATTGGTGCCCGCCAGCTCTTCCAGGATACTCCAGTCGGGGCGTAGCTCGGTTTCAGGCGGCCCGGCAGGGGATAAGGCGGCGTGCTCCGGCGGCCCGGCCGCAGTGGCCCGGTCGGTGCAGCGAGCCAGCGCGGCGTGGAGCGCAGCCGGCTCGAAGGGCTTGGGCAGGGCGTCGTTCATGCCAGCAGCCAGGGCCAAAGCGCGGTCCTCGGGCAAAATAGCTGCCGTAAGGCCGAGGATGGGCAGCTGTCGAGCATCCGGGAAGTGACGACGCAGCTCCCGGGTAGCCTCATAGCCATCCATTTCGGGCATGTTCACGTCCATCAGCACCACATTGAAGGGCTGGTGCAGGGCTGCCTCCACGGCTAGGCGGCCGTTGGCCGTCACCGTCACCTCCACATTCCAGGCTTCGAGGGTTCGGCGGGCTACCAGTTGGTTGAGGCCGTTGTCTTCGGCTACCAGTACCCGCAGAGGCGGCTCAAATGGCTGCAATATCGTGGGCAGGTGAAACGGCGTGGCCGTCGGATCCGGCTGGCCGGCATCAGCTCGGGAGCCGTCGAGCAGGTCGTTGAACAGCGTGAGCAACGTATGAGAAGCTCCCTGTAGCGCGGTAAGGTCCTGCAGCTGCCCGGGCGTCAGCGGGCTTTGCCGCAGCAGGTGAGAGAGGCCCATCACGGCGTTCAGCGGCGTGCGAACTTCGTGGCTCATATCGGCCAGAAACCGGGTCTTGGCCCTCTGGGAAGCTTCTGCCGAAGCGTGTGCTTCGGCCAGTTCGATAGCGCGCTGCAGCAGCGTTTGTTTCAGCTGCTGCTCGCGCCGCCGCGCCGCCCGCAGCAGACCGTAGCCAACCACCATTAAACTCAGAATCAGCAGCGCCCCAACCCAGACAGTAGGCCAAAAAGCAGCGGGAAGGTGCAAAACCAAGGGCGTATGAGCGAAAAATGACGCCGCCAGATGCCTGCTGCCGGCCGGCGGCAACAGGTACTGCTGGGCGGGGCCAATCAAGCGGGCACTCCATTCGGTTAGCAAAAGCCCCATACAGCGCATAGACATACAATTCAGGCGGGAAAAGCCGGAAGCCTGGCCCCAAGGCAAACAGTTCCGGCAGGAAGGAAGCCTACAGCTGAATTTCTGGTTGGGTTGCCGCAGCCATCCAAGCTTGGCCGGAGCAAGGGCTGGCAGCCTCCGGGGCTAAGATAAAGCGGAATGCCGCAGAAACCTTGAGGGCAGGCGCGGGCTTTGGCCGGCAAAAGGTTGGCTAAACGCGCCGAGACGCGTACCTTGCCTCGCTGCCACTGCTATCCTTCTGTCGTATGTCTGCCTCGCCCACCCGCACTACCGAATTTCTCGACCAGCTGGAAAAAAGCATCCGCCGCGCCCAGGAAGTAAATAACGCGCGTTTTCGCCAACTCGACATCCAGGAGCTGAACCGCCGCCCGCACCCCGGGAAGTGGAGCGTGGGACAGTGCCTGGAGCACCTCAACATTATGGGCGGCCACTACCTGCCCGATATGATGCGGCGCGTGCGCCTGGCCCGCCAGCGCGGCAGCCGCCCCGCCGAGCAGGTAAAACACGGCTACTTCGGCAGCAAGCTGGTGGAGGCTATGCGTACGCCCGCCAGCGAAAAGCCCCTGCAAACCCCGCAGCAGTTCGCGCCCAGCGGCTCCCGACTGCCGCGCACCGTGGTAGAGGTGTTTGGCCGGCAGCTTGATGAGCTGCTGCGTATTATTGCCGTGGCCCGCGAAATCAACGCCAACCGGGTGCGCATCCCCAACCCCGTGTTTCCACTGCTGCGCATCCGCCTCACCGACCAGCTGGAGGCGCTGGTGCTGCACCTGGACCGCCACCTGCTGCAGGCCGAGCAGGTGCTGAACACCAAGCCTGCCGCCGGCTCGGCCCGGCCCGCCACCTTCGAAACCGAATAACGAAAACGCCCGCTTCTGTTACTCCGGAAGCGGGCGTTTTCGTTGGGCGGAGCATAACGGTTGAGGTTATTTCCGCACATTTTTCGGCTGCGTGTGTGCTTTTGGCCGGATCCGTGCATCTATGTCTGTACTCACCCATGCGTTTCGCGCGTTATCGGCTCATGCGTTTCTTCCTGCTGGCTTGCTTTTCCCTGTTGATGCTTTTCTCCACTGGTTCTTCGGCGCCCACGCCGCCCGCTGGCCCCGATCCTAAAAAATGGCAGCAGGTAGATGTCCTGCTGGCGAAGAACCAAACCACTTCGGCTGCCAAGCTGGTCGACGAACTGTACCGCGCTGCGCGCCAGCGCCAGGATGCGCCTGAGTACCTGCGCGCCCTGCTCTACAAGCTGCGGCTGCTGGAAGCCAAGGAGGAAGAGTCCGACGTGAAGGCCATTGCCTTGCTGGAAGCCGACCTGAAAACGGCGCAGTTCCCGGCCCGGCCCGTGCTGCACAGTTTGCTGGGCCAGCTCTATGCCACCTACTACCAGGAGCACCGCTACCAGCTCTACGACCGTACCAGCGGCGCCACCGAAAATGCCGCTCCTGCCGATACCAGTGCCCAGGACCTGCGCACCTGGGATGCCGCCCGTCTCGGCAGCGCCGTAGTGCGGCACTACCGTGCCTCGGTGCAGGATGAGCCCCTCCGCCAGCAGCAACTGCCCCTGGCCCGACTGGGCTACGCGGTACTGGGCGGCAACGCCGAAGGCCGCAGCCTGCGCCCCACGCTCTACGACCTGCTGGCGCACCGCGCCGTGGATGGCCTCCAGAACGACGAGTTCTACGTGACGCACCCTGCCGTACAGTTCGAGCTGAAAGCCACCAACCTGTATGAGCCAGCCGCGCAGTTTGCCCAACTCAAGCTCACAGCGCCCGCCGCCGATACACTCAACGGCCAGTTTCACGCCCTGCAGGTGCTGCAGCAGCTTACCGCTTTTCGGCTGCAGGAAGCCCAAAACGTGGCGGCCCTGGCCGATGTAGACCTCAGGCGCCTGCGCTTCGTGCAGCAGCATTCCGTGCTGGCCA belongs to Hymenobacter sp. J193 and includes:
- a CDS encoding ABC transporter permease, producing the protein MPFEPGQTDITFIATAPSAATQHWLGTDALGRDVLAELLYGSRTLVGVSLPATLLLTLLAVLLGGSAGYWGNTRLQLTRAQWLGSSYAALLTVLYLLLPTTDGTTVLAWLLWLLIGGALAWGVGRTNWGRTRKAVPLDSWILGIAAILGSVPRLILLVILAAVMPFSVVSAILMLGMLFWPGMMRLVRAEMLRVQALPYLEAARALGLTDGQLIWRHAWPALRGLVATSFLLYLTVIIGLETTLSFLSIGLPAEQASWGHLLAAARLAPEAWWVAAFPGVSVLLTLLSLRVVAGRKII
- a CDS encoding ABC transporter substrate-binding protein; translated protein: MLGLWFRSALLVLLLGACKPTPPPAAQVRIRWPRDPESLHPHMLANAVAVQAINLTYQSLLAVDAPRQQLVPLLADSLPAVRRTGSASFFSYRIRPQATWDDGQPILAADVAFSLRAMRCPGLPNERMQAQYGFIRDITISATDPRRFTLVCAPYAPDYRMLSGDFAILPEHLLDSAHTLRLLPLTDIDSVAAARPAVAAVIQRLATAGLERSPGRYGSGPYQLKTWQTGQQLTLQRKRPWWGDALQATVPQLTAHPEQIRFQIIPDQTAALLALRRQEIDVYAGIPPADFARLRQSAADTLRLGLYTPDSYEMVTAGFNTRRPVLRQALTRQAISSLFDVEGILNGALHQQGYASVSMISPQQPSFYNDSLPADTFNPAAAIAYLQQAGWRRRPDGSWWQAGPDGKPMALGFTIAYRAGNAAYEFIALQVRTAAARLGIAVQLRPAESAQLTQQLQAGEFDVYLRSVVGNPFAHNFIPLLHSASTGTAGGNYTGFGSPASDRLLEQLAAAEDTLSKRKLLRQFQRVLQRERPLRVLYFMRNPIAVSKRFTNLGLSSLSPGYEVAGFVEQPKL
- a CDS encoding response regulator, whose amino-acid sequence is MGLLLTEWSARLIGPAQQYLLPPAGSRHLAASFFAHTPLVLHLPAAFWPTVWVGALLILSLMVVGYGLLRAARRREQQLKQTLLQRAIELAEAHASAEASQRAKTRFLADMSHEVRTPLNAVMGLSHLLRQSPLTPGQLQDLTALQGASHTLLTLFNDLLDGSRADAGQPDPTATPFHLPTILQPFEPPLRVLVAEDNGLNQLVARRTLEAWNVEVTVTANGRLAVEAALHQPFNVVLMDVNMPEMDGYEATRELRRHFPDARQLPILGLTAAILPEDRALALAAGMNDALPKPFEPAALHAALARCTDRATAAGPPEHAALSPAGPPETELRPDWSILEELAGTNTTFMVRVLETFLREAPRQVAALLAASQSSDLPQLAREAHKLKGQVAYFGLHSLTRNLEQLEISAKADNPEAVRTVELIEQQFRQVLPLVQARHDELAASV
- a CDS encoding DinB family protein; the protein is MSASPTRTTEFLDQLEKSIRRAQEVNNARFRQLDIQELNRRPHPGKWSVGQCLEHLNIMGGHYLPDMMRRVRLARQRGSRPAEQVKHGYFGSKLVEAMRTPASEKPLQTPQQFAPSGSRLPRTVVEVFGRQLDELLRIIAVAREINANRVRIPNPVFPLLRIRLTDQLEALVLHLDRHLLQAEQVLNTKPAAGSARPATFETE
- a CDS encoding ABC transporter permease — its product is MLGWLLLSTVFLLSRLAGSGSIVQLTSETDILSSRQFERQQAQQALQKRLGLNLPLFYLSVAPHPSYGPWLLAVRWHGQHNQYHQWLWQLAAGNLGSSYRDGRPVTAIISEALPNTLRLTLPAAVGSVALALWLGLRLARRRWWRPWVLSLCVALDAAPLFLVSTALLLLLANPDALPLFPAYGLPEPAGAESLWESGTRNLYYYTLPVSSLLLVTVPGLVLQLVAALGREAGSQYVITARAKGLSDKQVLRGHVLRNAALPFITLLTDLLPALLAGAVVVEVIFALPGMGRLLAEAVATRDYPVLLGGVALVAAARLVSYWLADVLYAWADPRLRRQATSPAHA
- a CDS encoding LytTR family DNA-binding domain-containing protein — encoded protein: MPVPAAPLRCLIVDDDPLAVQIVENCIVNTPFLQAVGHYNSSVEAAEFLRTSPVDVLFLDVEMPLMSGIELLRALPSPPLVVLITSSKEYAVEAFEFSVVDYLVKPISYARFLKAAQKALDQFTNNAPEPGAADSSEFTFVKVDNKLVKVLFDEVRYVEALGDYVHIVTGQSKLIVYSTMRAVEEKFPPALFVRVHRSFIVGMKWIQAIEDNAINIDHKLIPIGQTYMRDVTQRLNKF